Proteins from a genomic interval of Candidatus Eisenbacteria bacterium:
- a CDS encoding ATP-dependent DNA helicase RecQ has product MPSRRDSFRVRACAPRRRPPHPALAPVQGVNLLESSAPLFHAAKFTDPQHVLESVFGFREFRPGQRRIIDAVLAGRDCIGVMPTGAGKSLTFQVPARILPGTVLVLSPLISLMKDQVDALVRLGFRATMVNSTITFEERRERLAALRRGEVELLYLAPEALEGSLRGLIAGCPVSLVVVDEAHCISQWGHDFRPAYRKLRGLKEELGDIPVLALTATATRRVVGDILQQLGMRKPDGFKGSFFRPNLHITAVRKGEQADGRKRDFRRDLLGLLRRHAGESAIVYCISRRAVEQTSEFLRGHGVGALPYHAGLDDEVRHRHQEAFARDEAGVIVATVAFGMGIDKSDVRLVVHRDMPKSIEAWYQEIGRAGRDGLPSDVVVFYSWADVIAYDRFLDGLADAGLRTETRARTVELFRLLDRGGCRHSAACAYFDETLPPCGGSCDVCRGITVADLVAPAPARGAKSAARESLSDRLAALGHAGLEEETLFQRLRALRKRLADAEGVPAYIVFNDAVLRAMAARRPATLEQLLEVPGIGPAKRDRYGQAFLDELKRES; this is encoded by the coding sequence ATGCCGTCCCGCCGGGACTCCTTTAGAGTACGCGCCTGCGCGCCGCGCCGGCGCCCACCGCACCCCGCACTCGCGCCCGTCCAAGGAGTGAACTTGCTCGAGTCCAGCGCCCCGCTCTTTCACGCGGCGAAGTTCACCGACCCGCAGCACGTGCTGGAGTCCGTCTTCGGCTTCCGCGAGTTCCGCCCCGGGCAGCGCCGGATCATCGACGCGGTGCTCGCCGGCCGCGACTGCATCGGCGTGATGCCGACCGGCGCGGGCAAGTCGCTCACCTTCCAGGTACCGGCGCGGATCCTGCCCGGCACGGTTCTGGTGCTCTCGCCGCTCATTTCGCTGATGAAGGATCAGGTGGACGCGCTCGTTCGGCTCGGCTTCCGCGCGACCATGGTCAACTCGACGATCACGTTCGAGGAGCGCCGCGAACGGCTCGCGGCCCTGCGGCGCGGCGAGGTGGAGCTGCTCTACCTGGCGCCCGAGGCGCTGGAGGGTTCGCTGCGCGGACTCATCGCCGGCTGCCCCGTGAGCCTCGTGGTCGTGGACGAGGCGCACTGCATCAGCCAGTGGGGTCACGATTTTCGTCCCGCGTACCGCAAGCTGCGCGGCCTGAAGGAGGAGCTGGGCGACATTCCCGTCCTGGCGCTGACCGCGACGGCGACGCGGCGGGTCGTCGGCGACATCCTGCAGCAGCTCGGGATGCGCAAGCCCGACGGCTTCAAGGGCTCGTTCTTCCGGCCCAACCTGCACATCACCGCCGTCCGCAAGGGCGAGCAGGCCGACGGCCGCAAGCGCGACTTTCGCCGCGACCTGCTCGGCCTGCTGCGCCGCCACGCGGGCGAGAGCGCGATCGTCTACTGCATTAGCCGGCGCGCGGTCGAGCAGACGAGCGAGTTCCTGCGCGGCCACGGCGTCGGCGCGCTGCCGTACCACGCCGGGCTGGACGACGAGGTGCGCCACCGCCACCAGGAGGCGTTCGCGCGCGACGAGGCCGGGGTGATCGTCGCCACGGTCGCGTTCGGAATGGGCATTGACAAGAGCGACGTGCGGCTCGTCGTCCACCGCGACATGCCGAAGAGCATCGAGGCCTGGTACCAGGAGATCGGCCGCGCCGGCCGCGACGGGCTGCCGAGCGACGTCGTCGTCTTCTACTCGTGGGCGGACGTGATCGCCTACGACCGTTTCCTCGACGGCCTCGCCGACGCGGGCCTGCGCACCGAGACCCGCGCCAGGACGGTCGAGCTGTTCCGCCTGCTCGACCGCGGCGGCTGCCGCCATTCGGCCGCCTGCGCCTACTTCGACGAAACGCTGCCGCCCTGCGGCGGCTCGTGCGACGTCTGCCGCGGCATCACGGTCGCCGACCTGGTCGCGCCCGCGCCCGCGCGCGGCGCGAAGTCGGCGGCGCGCGAGTCGCTCTCGGACCGGCTCGCCGCGCTCGGCCACGCCGGGCTCGAGGAGGAAACGCTCTTCCAGCGCCTGCGCGCGCTGCGCAAGCGGCTCGCAGACGCCGAGGGCGTGCCCGCCTACATCGTCTTCAACGACGCCGTCCTGCGCGCCATGGCGGCGCGCCGCCCGGCCACGCTCGAGCAGCTCCTCGAGGTCCCCGGCATCGGCCCCGCCAAGCGGGACCGCTACGGCCAGGCGTTCCTCGACGAGCTGAAACGCGAAAGCTAG